The Argopecten irradians isolate NY chromosome 16, Ai_NY, whole genome shotgun sequence genome window below encodes:
- the LOC138310246 gene encoding LOW QUALITY PROTEIN: histone-lysine N-methyltransferase EZH2-like (The sequence of the model RefSeq protein was modified relative to this genomic sequence to represent the inferred CDS: deleted 1 base in 1 codon), whose amino-acid sequence MADIETMSVTTHDSVDSTMKSTLHGTDTESEAGEKNVIDWKKRVRSEFMRIRHLKRFKRADEVKTAFSVNRQFINQQQELNCEWLKQQPLQTLHTPETFSHVPVTRKCEVKSGMFNQTMSVSLRVLNIVKPIPMYWAMYSWAQLQQNYMVEDETVLHNIPYMGDDILDKDGAFIEELLKNYDGKVHGEKNSNNLDDETFVELVNSLWLNYPDPVQEDSENKESSGMAECSEDVTKSVFPSDMIFEAISSQFPERGTSEHLKDKYRELIELRDNTTLPPECTPNIDGPNAQSVPRAQTMHSFHTLFCRRCFKYDCFLHPYHPTPSMLARKIPDTRTENDPCGTDCYLHLFGVKPEKEVQTFEVERWDKGDKLERRECGTSSPIAGKKRKYNGAPSSGEESNDVPEFLVPKRQSGITPAWSGADESLFRVLHDMYRNNYCAIARLIATKNCKQVYDFAKKEAAHIPDVGEDKAQTPPRKKTKKKHRLWSMHCRKIQLKKDSSTKTVYNYQPCDHPGHRCDESCPCILAQNFCEKFCQCSGDCENRFPGCRCKAQCNTKQCPCFLAVRECDPDLCQTCGADHFADSTKISCKNVSVQRGLRKRLLLAPSDVAGWGIFLKSPAEKNEFISEYCGEIISQDEADRRGKVYDKYMCSFLFNLNNDFVVDATRKGNKIRFANHSVNPNCYAKVMMVNGDHRIGIFAKRPIQSGEELFFDYRYGPTEQLKFVGIERDAEVT is encoded by the exons ATGGCGGACATTGAGACAATGTCGGTGACCACCCATGATTCTGTAGATTCCACGATGAAATCTACACTGCATGGCACAGACACGGAGAGCGAAGCAGGAGAGAAAAACGTCATAGACTGGAAGAAGCGTGTCAGATCAGAATTTATGAGGATTCGTCATCTAAAACGATTCAAGAGAGCAGATGAAGTGAAG ACTGCATTTTCGGTGAACCGACAATTCATCAACCAACAACAGGAGCTAAACTGTGAGTGGTTGAAACAACAGCCACTCCAGACACTTCACACCCCGGAGACATTCAGCCATGTTCCTGTCACTCGCAAG TGTGAAGTAAAAAGTGGGATGTTCAATCAGACGATGTCGGTATCACTGAGAGTGCTGAATATTGTAAAACCTATCCCTATGTACTGGGCC ATGTACAGCTGGGCCCAGTTACAACAGAATTACATG GTTGAAGATGAAACTGTTCTTCataacattccatatatgggtGATGACATATTAGATAAAGATGGGGCGTTTATCGAGGAACTCCTTAAGAACTACGACGGTAAGGTCCATGGAGAGAAGAATTCTAACAATCTGGATGATGAGACGTTCGTGGAACTCGTCAATTCTCTCTGGCTGAATTATCCCGACCCGGTTCAGGAAGACTCAGAAAATAAAG AATCGTCAGGGATGGCAGAATGCAGCGAAGATGTCACAAAAAGTGTGTTCCCTAGTGATATGATCTTCGAGGCCATATCGAGTCAGTTTCCAGAGCGAGGCACATCTGAACACCTCAAAGACAA gTACAGAGAACTGATTGAGCTGAGAGACAACACGACCTTACCACCAGAGTGTACGCCCAATATCGACGGTCCTAACGCGCAGTCTGTCCCAAGGGCACAAACCATGCACTCCTTTCACACTCTCTTCTGCAGAAGATGTTTTAAATATGACTGCTTCCTACATC CTTATCATCCGACGCCAAGCATGCTGGCAAGAAAGATACCAGACACTCGTACAGAAAACGACCCATGTGGCACTGACTGCTATCTACATcta TTCGGTGTGAAGCCAGAAAAAGAGGTTCAGACCTTCGAGGTAGAGAGGTGGGACAAGGGAGATAAACTGGAAAGACGGGAATGTGGAACTAGTTCTCCCATCGCTGGGAAAAAACGGAAATATAATGGAGCACCTAGTAGTGGAGAGGAAAGCAATGATGTACCAG AGTTCCTAGTGCCAAAGAGACAGTCGGGGATTACACCCGCTTGGTCAGGTGCAGACGAATCCTTGTTTCGGGTTCTGCATGACATGTACAGAAACAACTACTGTGCTATAGCGCGACTGATAGCGACCAAGAACTGTAAACAG GTGTATGACTTTGCCAAGAAGGAAGCGGCCCATATCCCTGATGTTGGAGAGGACAAGGCCCAGACTCCACCTCGCAAAAAAACGAAAAAGAAACACAG ATTATGGTCGATGCATTGCCGAAAGATCCAGCTGAAGAAGGACTCGTCCACGAAGACCGTATATAACTACCAGCCATGTGACCATCCTGGACACAGATGTGACGAGAGCTGTCCCTGTATCCTCGCCCAGAACTTCTGTGAAAAGTTCTGTCAGTGTAGCGGCGACT GTGAGAACCGTTTCCCCGGGTGTAGGTGTAAAGCGCAGTGTAATACAAAACAGTGTCCATGTTTCCTAGCCGTACGCGAGTGTGATCCAGACCTGTGTCAGACATGTGGAGCAG ACCATTTTGCTGACAGCACAAAGATTTCTTGTAAGAACGTCAGTGTACAAAGAGGATTAAGAAAG AGACTACTCCTGGCGCCCTCGGACGTGGCGGGATGGGGGATATTCCTCAAAAGTCCAGCGGAGAAGAATGAATTCATATCGGAATACTGCGGAGAG ATAATATCCCAGGATGAGGCAGACCGGAGAGGAAAAGTCTACGACAAGTACATGTGTAGCTTTCTCTTCAATCTCAACAATG ATTTTGTAGTGGATGCGACTAGGAAGGGAAACAAGATCCGTTTTGCCAACCACTCTGTCAACCCGAACTGTTACGCCAAAGTTATGATGGTGAATGGCGATCACAGAATCGGGATTTTTGCTAAGCGCCCGATACAGTCGGGGGAGGAACTGTTTTTTGACTATAG atatgGCCCGACGGAGCAGTTGAAGTTTGTGGGAATAGAAAGGGATGCAGAAGTAACGTGA